The genomic interval AGCTCAGGCCTTACCCGGGACAGTTGAGCGAGCGTCTGGTCCTCGCCGTGCTACCCGCGTCCGCGCCGACGTCACATGATGGTCCGGCAAGGATTCCAGTTCGGCGACAGTCGTGATAGTTTCGGCGAGGCACTCCACCTTCTAGGTCGAGATTCCTGTTGGCCGAACGGCCTTCAGACGCAGCCCATCCATCACGGGTGCTTGATCGCTTCCGTGACGTCGATACTGCGTCGGGAGTTTGCCTATGTCGTTTCATGTGCCACTGCACCCTCAGGCCGGCTCGCCTCGCGGACGGCGACGAACGCGTTCGTATGCCGCCACGACGCGTGATGCGGGATATTCCAGTACCTCCGCGATTCGTGACGCGGTGGAGTCACCGAGTCGGCTCTGTCCCCGCTCCAGCGCTCCGATGTACTGGGGGCTGACACCCACCTCACTGGCTAGCGCGCCCTGTGTCAGCCCACGGGAAGTTCGGAGATCACCCAGGTACTCCTCTTCTTCGGCTACGAAAACGAAGTCATTGATCGG from Rhodococcus sp. NBC_00297 carries:
- a CDS encoding helix-turn-helix domain-containing protein; this encodes MCYSVGTSGIVFTCGVLSLRRRLRGFAPEQLRARRLAMGLSGAEIARLVGVASSTYSQWERGQSHPRIDSLARCAQELGRPINDFVFVAEEEEYLGDLRTSRGLTQGALASEVGVSPQYIGALERGQSRLGDSTASRIAEVLEYPASRVVAAYERVRRRPRGEPA